One genomic region from Leishmania braziliensis MHOM/BR/75/M2904 complete genome, chromosome 35 encodes:
- a CDS encoding putative proteasome beta 2 subunit → MPGFNFENVQRNLNLEAEGYSAPRTLKTGTTIVGVVYQDGVVLGADTRATEGSIVADKHCRKIHYMAPNIMCCGAGTSADTEAVTNMVSSHLALHRLETGKQSRVLEALTLLKRHLYRYQGHVSAALVLGGVDVEGPFLATIAPHGSTDRLPFVTMGSGSIAAMAQMETAYKDNMTCEEAKELVASAIRKGIFNDPYSGTQVDVCVITKDKTEVMIGYDKPNERMYPRQEIVLRPGTTPVLKEEIRQLVDIVEV, encoded by the coding sequence ATGCCCGGATTCAACTTTGAAAATGTTCAGCGTAACCTCAATCTGGAAGCTGAGGGTTATTCTGCACCACGCACGCTGAAGACCGGTACGACTATCGTCGGCGTCGTTTACCAGGACGGCGTCGTGCTCGGCGCTGATACTCGTGCCACTGAGGGCAGTATTGTAGCGGACAAGCACTGCCGTAAGATTCACTATATGGCTCCGAACATCatgtgctgcggtgccggcACATCGGCGGATACGGAGGCTGTAACGAACATGGTGTCCTCGCACCTGGCTCTGCACCGACTCGAGACGGGCAAACAGTCCCGCGTGCTCGAGGCactgacgctgctgaagcgtcACTTGTACCGTTACCAGGGCCACGTCAGCGCGGCGCTCGTGCTTGGTGGCGTGGATGTGGAGGGTCCGTTCTTAGCCACCATTGCGCCACACGGCAGCACCGATCGTTTACCTTTCGTGACGATGGGTAGCGGCAGCATTGCCGCCATGGCACAGATGGAGACTGCCTACAAGGACAACATGACGTGCGAGGAGGCCAAGGAACTGGTGGCGTCGGCCATCCGCAAGGGTATCTTTAATGATCCTTATAGCGGTACCCAGGTGGATGTGTGCGTCATCACTAAAGACAAGACGGAGGTCATGATCGGGTACGACAAGCCGAACGAGCGTATGTACCCACGACAGGAAATCGTGCTCAGGCCTGGTACGACGCCGGTACTCAAGGAAGAGATCCGCCAGCTGGTTGATATTGTGGAGGTCTAA
- a CDS encoding 30S Ribosomal protein S17-like protein has protein sequence MFRQSLLRFPWWNFQTEHRQRCVMMYGGARTKNTHNANHRVYIRKFKRNAFPNRTRHHWAVSMTGVQGQRPRRMPWPYDLTSMIFNQPRQGSDKIGYVVSTSMLKTAVVAANHMVYYPKFNQRVSRTSRFFAHDEDLACVEGDLVHIKQSRKISKYKHYYVFSILEPNIEGRERLKLGLKAVPPPLFGYPVSRRIVKLNLTNTEGTKEKLAAAIQEHVQDAYRFAGPTPNEPRAKLTDSASFDEANKMIAPNASVTAELPPGEEPVFLGDGQPVAEEFSEVEEDRRQKKGEDYWMNLQPSDKYDFKNLKKTP, from the coding sequence ATGTTTCGCCAGTCACTTCTTCGATTCCCATGGTGGAACTTCCAGACGGAACACCGTCAGCGGTGCGTGATGATgtacggcggcgcgcgcaccaagaacacacacaacgcAAATCACCGTGTCTACATCCGCAAGTTCAAACGTAATGCTTTCCCAAATCGCACGCGCCATCATTGGGCTGTCTCGATGACCGGTGTGCAGGGGCAGCGTCCACGTCGCATGCCGTGGCCGTACGACCTGACGTCAATGATTTTCAACCAACCTCGCCAAGGCTCTGACAAGATTGGCTACGTAGTCAGTACCAGCATGCTCAAGACGGCTGTTGTGGCAGCGAATCACATGGTCTACTACCCGAAGTTCAACCAGCGTGTGTCACGCACGAGCCGGTTCTTTGCTCACGATGAGGATCTTGCCTGCGTGGAGGGAGATCTGGTGCACATCAAGCAGTCTCGAAAGATCTCCAAGTACAAGCACTACTACGTCTTCAGCATCTTAGAGCCGAACAttgagggaagagagcggcTGAAGCTCGGGCTCAAggcagtgccgccaccgctctTTGGCTACCCAGTTTCGCGCCGTATCGTGAAGTTGAACCTGACCAATACAGAGGGTACAAAAGAGAagctggcagcggcgattCAGGAGCACGTGCAGGATGCCTATCGGTTCGCTGGTCCAACGCCAAACGAACCGCGCGCCAAGCTGACGGACTCTGCTTCCTTCGACGAGGCGAACAAAATGATAGCTCCAAACGCGTCTGTGAcggcggagctgccgccAGGAGAGGAGCCCGTGTTTCTTGGAGACGGGCAACCTGTGGCCGAAGAGTtcagcgaggtggaggaggataGGCGCCAGAAGAAGGGTGAGGATTACTGGATGAATCTGCAGCCGTCTGACAAGTACGACTTCAAAAATCTGAAGAAGACACCGTAG